One window from the genome of Perca flavescens isolate YP-PL-M2 chromosome 17, PFLA_1.0, whole genome shotgun sequence encodes:
- the slc35f3b gene encoding putative thiamine transporter SLC35F3, with protein MKKHSARVAPLSACNSPVLTLTKVEGEDRIRENVVGTTDAQSAGAAAGAESGSNRRKLHCCIRVTTVQVRKALWGVAMVICVCSSWAGSTQLAKLTFKQFDAPFTLTWFATSWNCLFFPLYYFGHVCKSPERQTPRQRFRECCRFFGDDGLTPKVFLTKIAPFGLLWILTNYLYLQALRKINTTDVSALFCCNKAFVFLLSWIVLRDRFMGVRIVAAILAIAGIVMMTYADGFHSHSVIGITLVVASASMSALYKVLFKMVLGSAKFGEAALFLSIVGSANFVFLSFVPVILYFSHVEYIGSLGDIPWAYLCGVAGLQFAFNVLVNFGIAITYPTLISIGIVLSVPVNAMVDLYTCEINFNTVRLIAVFIIFLGFLMLLLPEDWDQCIIQLSTKLRKRDEPAESSGEVGTTTGLNWRGRARTSMSTFAH; from the exons GAGAAGACCGCATCAGGGAGAATGTGGTGGGCACCACAGACGCACAGTCTGCTGGTGCTGCGGCCGGAGCGGAGTCCGGCTCCAACAGACGGAAGCTCCACTGCTGCATCAGAGTAACAACCGTACAGGTGCGGAAGGCCCTGTGGGGAGTCGCCATGGTGATATGTGTGTGCTCGTCCTGGGCAGGCTCTACTCAGCTGGCCAAGCTGACCTTTAAGCAGTTTGACGCCCCCTTCACCCTCACCTGGTTCGCCACTTCCTGGAACTGCCTCTTCTTCCCCCTCTACTACTTCGGCCATGTGTGCAAGAGTCCAGAGAGGCAGACGCCCAGACAGAGATTCAG GGAGTGCTGTAGGTTTTTCGGGGATGATGGACTGACACCCAAGGTGTTTTTGACCAAGATAGCTCCCTTTGGCTTGCTGTGGATCCTCACCAACTACCTGTACCTGCAGGCCCTCAGGAAGATCAACACAACAGACGTGTCAGCGCTCTTCTGTTGTAACAAGGCCTTCGTCTTCCTGCTGTCTTGGATTGTACTAAGAGACCGCTTCATGGGGGTCAGG ATAGTAGCTGCTATCTTGGCCATAGCAGGCATTGTAATGATGACCTATGCTGATGGATTCCACAGCCACTCAGTCATCGGCATTACTTTGGTCGTGGCCTCTGCTTCGATGTCAGCCCTCTACAAG GTGCTCTTCAAGATGGTCCTGGGCAGTGCCAAATTTGGAGAGGCTGCACTCTTTCTGAGCATTGTTGGAAGCGCCAACTTTGTTTTCCTTAGCTTTGTTCCGGTCATCCTGTATTTTTCACATGTGGAGTACATCGGCTCACTTGGAGACATCCCCTGGGCCTACCTCTGTGGGGTTGCAGGCCTGCAGTTTG CTTTCAACGTCCTGGTGAACTTTGGCATTGCGATAACATACCCAACATTGATCTCCATTGGCATTGTCCTAAGTGTCCCTGTAAATGCCA TGGTGGACCTCTACACATGTGAAATCAATTTCAACACAGTGCGCCTCATTGCGGTGTTCATCATTTTCCTGGGTTTCCTCATGCTGCTGTTACCCGAGGACTGGGACCAGTGCATCATCCAGCTCAGCACAAAGCTGCGCAAACGTGACGAGCCAGCAGAGAGCAGTGGAGAGGTGGGCACCACCACAGGGCTCAACTGGAGAGGGAGAGCCAGGACCTCCATGTCAACATTTGCACATTGA
- the tarbp1 gene encoding probable methyltransferase TARBP1, with protein MYSVLINAVLSSSPDYELLFESLTWPSDSWPGTERVEALTAFIEGLGPLLADSDTTLFSAAKRKCITDKIDSVIWTQSLPLLSKISAEAGEAMRCRESTAAACRLVSVCVPLCDEAVPGRVARSVLPSLQLSEEEGPAPGRLSVEVASEVMAALLPSLDEQLTLTTLSAALSCIKTLPDALVSKITVRLLLTVLNCCSGARSTSILKLVLDDLCIWHSTDRTPVVTERALLCLTALSDHMLKPHSLPFSSSSSSSSCEPDPRLSLQFWRMVQDGLTHRDSVSRKRALYLLKMCVALSEEEGVDCPLSSSGEDDILFKWASNRSKLLREFWEDYALVMETLEENQIHVVRPVLNRIDTLIQTTVNDSQASDQGLFHPSWLLCVYQRMFHSENKSLMREGVCHLLELRVLQQPAFALAFSEFIVGPFMDVLSETSLFHKSVGQSVGDCPELGAKLQVFMTTFFSSLPSEHRGRMLLQMIQQLCSKHWCAAPLLFLTQALSKLPPNPLLGIDGLTALREVLCCTMITHQVLLRGAAQCFLLNSVLCLTEVSTVTLDDVFSFLVHFRADESLCRGTQIWNQLCVWLLDNEGRFKSRIMDGDCTGAAIKEETVRGYVQSEIHAYLRVPASTGHTERLPDSREADKLARAILLCVDMERNQLGAEIDNSLESLLSLLLDTLSRVSTNIYLPLRKSDKSLQLVLRLFQLGGTPSCQHGGEEQVNTVMVATERLIFKVVDPIQEFILRQLLGELQELFDVERAELYLCVLRQLVVTYSSTPQHHAQIQQTYFPKLIRHSLKVLQEPSQQIHSVANQVARAVAMASLATVCGLVEQKGIDMQSETISVLKSVNDYFYNPVSSSSQSQSSLGNFNKCLQKPQTGDSSCDVGVQGRLLQDWGRIAASFMRDQWICLSSLIKAVGIPESVESSIVPETLKAALSCSVEALALLPSDLVLPVLTFMESVLPQLLLHEEALCAEAVTLSWELVRGLSTNAHDFWPSLKGFISMAFHRKLLELTDSSAPTLLATLKLIATELMELSQSKSGVFGVLLPHCCQTWLPTDRGSGDGIFSSVFSHINILTEACVYGPVFRRDQRLIQDVQTYVEQLGEECAANVAVTSDNRDDQLPRTCVLAFLSRLDPSNLQHERLIEELVMDLLKKDNDISKSKVRYYSNSLQHRVKNRVWQTLLLLLPKIREEFVATVLNCVFEAGFCSNHASVKYLIEWMMILILIHYPQHMDSFWACFNRDHEKTKTSICTFLSVLVHFNVIVPNLKDKDVHLRKALDIILQWCFNHNFSVRLYALLALKRVWSLAGVRAEEGAEGFGGLSTVIKACLNQAEAMQNTGNANKNWTRIQEHFFFGAFHPIRDYSAETIFYTFPSLSELADEEWIPPSKFEKLLCFSESPSFPLRNPAPDLSQLQPGDWIQQDKGEQNKEERWAEVQKKITPWRLGIQEQEPELQLVPQQRAARLGKQHGALLVVASLIDKPTNLGGLCRTCEIFGASTLVLDSLRHVSDKHFQSLSVSSELWIPLLEVKPMELADFLQVKKSEGYCIVGVEQTANSQSLQDYQFPEKTLLLLGNEREGIPANLLQMFDVCVEIPQQGVTRSLNVHVSAALLIWEYTRQHLTSGSRSTQNLKTEEGTSSAAL; from the exons ATGTATTCCGTTTTAATTAACGCGGTCTTGTCCAGCTCTCCTGACTACGAGCTTTTGTTTGAGTCTCTAACCTGGCCGAGTGACTCATGGCCGGGGACGGAGCGAGTGGAGGCGCTGACAGCTTTCATTGAAGGACTCGGACCACTTTTGGCTGACTCGGACACGACTCTGTTTTCAGCTgcgaaaagaaaatgtattacagATAAAATCGACTCGGTGATTTGGACCCAGTCTCTACCTCTTCTCTCCAAAATATCAGCTGAAGCCGGTGAAGCCATGCGGTGCAGGGAGAGTACCGCCGCTGCCTGCAGActtgtgagtgtctgtgtcccGCTATGTGACGAGGCTGTGCCGGGCCGAGTAGCACGGTCTGTCCTGCCGTCGCTCCAGCTGTCAGAGGAGGAGGGGCCTGCCCCGGGACGACTCAGTGTGGAGGTTGCTAGTGAAGTCATGGCTGCTCTTCTACCGTCTCTGGATGAACAGCTCACACTTACCACCCTGTCAGCTGCCTTGTCCTGCATCAAAACACTCCCTGATGCATTGGTCTCTAAAATCACAGTCAGGCTTCTCTTAACTGTCCTGAACTGCTGCAGCGGTGCGAGGTCAACGAGCATCCTCAAGTTGGTCCTGGATGATCTGTGCATCTGGCACTCCACTGACCGCACACCTGTGGTCACAGAGCGGGCACTGTTGTGTTTGACCGCCCTGTCAGACCACATGCTGAAACCTCACAGCctccctttctcttcttcttcctcctcctcctcctgtgagCCCGACCCTCGTCTGTCCCTCCAGTTCTGGAGGATGGTTCAGGATGGACTGACGCACAGAGACAGCGTGTCTCGTAAAAGGGCGTTGTacctgctgaaaatgtgcgtgGCCCTATCAGAGGAGGAAGGGGTGGACTGTCCTCTCTCTTCATCAGGAGAAG ATGACATCTTGTTCAAATGGGCCTCTAACAGGAGCAAGTTACTTAGAGAGTTCTGGGAGGATTATGCGCTGGTGATGGAGACCCTGGAGGAAAACCAG ATTCATGTCGTCCGGCCAGTTCTAAACCGAATAGACACGTTGATCCAAACAACAGTGAATGACAGTCAAG CTTCAGATCAAGGCTTGTTCCACCCCTCctggctgctgtgtgtgtacCAGCGGATGTTCCACAGTGAGAATAAATCCTTGATGAGAGAGGGAGTGTGTCATCTACTCGAGCTGCGTGTCCTCCAGCAGCCAGCCTTTGCTTTGGCCTTTTCTGAG TTCATCGTTGGCCCTTTTATGGATGTTCTGTCTGAAACGTCGCTCTTCCACAA GTCAGTTGGGCAGAGTGTAGGCGATTGTCCTGAGCTCGGGGCTAAACTCCAAGTCTTCATGACCACCTTCTTCAGCAGCCTGCCATCAGAGCACAGAG GCCGTATGTTGCTGCAGATGATTCAGCAGCTGTGCTCTAAGCACTGGTGTGCGGCACCCCTTCTCTTCCTCACCCAGGCTCTATCCAAACTCCCCCCGAACCCTCTGCTGGGGATCGATGGGCTCACTGCTCTCAG ggaggtgctgTGCTGCACCATGATCACTCATCAAGTCCTGCTGAGAGGCGCTGCTCAGTGCTTCCTGTTAAATAGTGTCCTCTGTCTCACAGAAGTG AGCACAGTGACCCTCGATGATGTTTTTAGTTTCCTGGTGCATTTTCGTGCAGATGAGTCACTGTGTAGAGGGACGCAGATTTGGAATCAG TTGTGTGTCTGGCTGTTGGACAATGAAGGCCGTTTCAAGTCCAGGATTATGGATGGAGATTGCACTGGTGCTGCCATAAAGGAAGAAACTGTAAGAGGCTATGTTCAAAGCGAGATTCACGCCTATCTCCGAGTCCCAGCTAGCACAG GTCACACTGAGAGGTTGCCTGACTCCAGAGAAGCCGACAAGTTGGCCAGGGCCATTCTGCTGTGTGTGGACATGGAGAGGAATCAACTCGGGGCAGAGATCGATAACTCTCTGGAGTCGTTACTGTCGCTGCTGCTGGACACCCTGAGCCGAGTCAGCACCAATATCTACTTGCCTCTGCGTAAGAGCGACAAGAGCCTGCAGCTCGTGCTCCGACTGTTCCAGCTTGGAGGAACACCAAGCTGCCAGCATGGTGGAGAGGAGCAAG TGAACACCGTGATGGTTGCCACGGAGAGGCTAATTTTTAAAGTTGTTGATCCAATCCAGGAGTTTATCTTGAGGCAGCTACTTGGGGAGCTGCAAGAG CTGTTCGATGTGGAGCGGGCAGAGCTGTATCTGTGTGTCCTGCGACAGCTGGTGGTCACATACAGTTCTACACCACAGCACCACGCTCAAATTCAGCAGACCTATTTCCCTAAACTCATAAGGCACAGCCTCAAGGTCCTGCAAGAACCAAGCCAGCAG ATCCACTCTGTGGCAAACCAGGTGGCTAGAGCGGTTGCTATGGCATCCCTGGCTACGGTATGTGGTCTCGTGGAGCAGAAAGGGATTGACATGCAATCAGAGACCATTTCCGTTCTGAAATCAGTGAATGACTACTTCTACAATCCAGTGTCATCTTCCTCCCAAAGTCAGTCCTCTCTGGGAAACTTCAATAAGTGCCTGCAAAAACCACAGACAGGAGACAGTTCATG tgATGTAGGAGTGCAGGGTCGTCTGCTGCAGGACTGGGGACGCATCGCTGCCAGTTTTATGCGGGACCAGTGGATTTGTCTGAGCTCCTTGATTAAGGCTGTTGGGATACCGGAGTCTGTCGAGAGTTCCATAGTGCCTGAGACTCTCAAGGCTGCTCTGAGCTGCAGTGTGGAGGCCCTGGCTCTGCTGCCCAGTGACCTGGTGCTGCCCGTGCTCACCTTTATGGAGAGCGTGCTGCCACAA TTACTACTTCATGAGGAGGCCCTGTGTGCCGAGGCTGTGACTCTGAGCTGGGAGCTGGTGCGGGGGCTGAGCACGAACGCCCATGACTTCTGGCCGTCCCTGAAAGGCTTCATCTCCATGGCCTTCCACCGTAAACTGCTGGAGCTGACAGATAGTTCTGCTCCAACACTTCTGGCCACCTTGAAACTG attgcCACTGAGCTGATGGAGCTGTCTCAGTCCAAGAGTGGAGTGTTCGGCGTGCTGCTTCCACACTGCTGTCAGACATGGCTGCCCACAGACCGAGGCAGCGGTGACGGCATATTTTCTAGTGTTTTCAGCCACATCAACATACTCACTGAGGCTTGTGTCTACGGACCAGTGTTCAGGAGAGATCAGCG GCTCATCCAGGATGTCCAAACATATGTGGAGCAACTTGGTGAAGAGTGTGCTGCCAATGTTGCAGTTACAAG TGATAACCGGGATGACCAGTTGCCCCGCACATGTGTACTGGCCTTTCTTAGCCGCCTGGATCCCTCTAATCTGCAGCATGAAAGACTAATAGAGGAACTAGTTATGGATTTGTTGAAAAAG GATAATGACATATCAAAGTCAAAAGTGCGTTACTATAGCAACTCCCTGCAGCATCGTGTCAAAAACAGAGTATGGCAAacactgctgctgttgctgcccAAAATCAGAGAG GAGTTTGTCGCCACGGTGCTTAACTGTGTGTTTGAAGCTGGATTCTGCAGTAACCATGCCTCAGTCAAATACCTGATCGAGTGGATGATGATTCTGATCCTCATACACTATCCACAACACATGGACAGCTTTTGGGCCTGCTTCAACAGG GATCACGAAAAGACCAAGACAAGCATCTGCACCTTCCTGTCAGTCCTGGTACATTTCAATGTCATCGTTCCTAATCTTAAGGATAAG GATGTGCATTTGCGTAAAGCGCTGGACATCATCCTGCAGTGGTGTTTCAACCATAACTTCAGCGTGCGCCTGTATGCATTACTGGCCCTGAAGAGGGTGTGGAGCTTGGCTGGGGTCCGGGCAGAGGAAGGGGCCGAGGGTTTCGGAGGGCTTTCCACTGTGATCAAGGCCTGCCTGAACCAGGCTGAGGCCATGCAGAACACCGG AAATGCCAACAAGAACTGGACGAGGATTCAGGAGCACTTCTTTTTTGGCGCCTTTCATCCTATCAGGGATTACAGTGCTGAG ACCATATTCTATACGTTCCCCAGTCTGTCAGAGTTGGCTGATGAGGAATGGATTCCACCCTCGAAGTTTGAGAAACTTTTGTGTTTCTCTGAAAGTCCATCTTTTCCTTTGAGAAATCCTGCTCCTGACCTGAGTCAACTCCAGCCTGGAGACTGGATTCAGCAAGACAAAG GCGAGCAGAATAAAGAGGAGCGCTGGGCCGAGGTGCAGAAGAAGATCACTCCCTGGAGGTTGGGGATCCAGGAGCAGGAGCCTGAACTTCAGCTTGTTCCACAACAGAGGGCTGCTCGGCTGGGCAAACAGCATGGTGCCCTGCTGGTGGTAGCCTCACTTATAGACAAGCCCACCAATCTAGGAG GTCTGTGCAGGACCTGTGAGATCTTTGGTGCCAGCACTCTGGTTCTGGATAGCCTTCGCCACGTCAGTGACAAACACTTTCAGTCCCTGAGTGTCTCGTCTGAGCTCTGGATTCCTCTGTTAGAG GTGAAGCCAATGGAGCTCGCTGACTTCCTGCAGGTAAAGAAGAGTGAAGGGTACTGTATTGTTGGAGTGGAGCAGACGGCCAACAGTCAGAGCCTCCAGGACTACCAGTTCCCTGAGAAGACCCTGCTACTGCTGGG CAACGAACGAGAAGGTATCCCTGCCAATTTACTCCAgatgtttgatgtgtgtgtggagatCCCTCAACAAGGGGTCACCCGTTCACTAAACGTGCACGTAAGCGCTGCCCTGCTGATTTGGGAATATACACGGCAACATCTCACCTCTGGCTCAAGGTCAACTCAAAACCTGAAAACTGAAGAAGGAACCAGCAGTGCAGCCCTATGA